In Candidatus Kapaibacterium sp., one genomic interval encodes:
- the atpE gene encoding ATP synthase F0 subunit C, with protein sequence MDANSLAFLAAGLGAGLTVIGAGMGIGKLASSALEASGRQPEAAGDIRTTMIIAAALIEGIAMFAAVICLLLAIK encoded by the coding sequence ATGGACGCAAATTCATTAGCATTTTTAGCCGCCGGACTTGGAGCAGGCTTGACAGTAATCGGCGCCGGTATGGGCATCGGTAAATTGGCTTCATCAGCCTTAGAAGCATCGGGCAGACAACCCGAAGCTGCAGGTGATATCAGAACTACCATGATTATTGCCGCCGCTCTTATCGAAGGTATCGCGATGTTCGCTGCCGTTATTTGCTTATTGCTTGCAATTAAGTAA
- the atpH gene encoding ATP synthase F1 subunit delta: MVEQKVSSRYAKALYGIAVQFDSVEKVYADMLNVQRTISSNSELLSFIKSPVINHRKKEAIFDEIFTNQIGETTLEFIKLLAHKQREWLILSIIRQFEIIYNRENNIVEATITTAREMDEATKANVLAALTKSTAKKIKPTFVINPSIKGGIMVRIADKVFDASISNKLENLRVRLKETLDVEIN; encoded by the coding sequence ATGGTTGAACAAAAAGTTTCCAGCAGATATGCCAAAGCATTATACGGAATCGCTGTTCAATTCGATTCGGTAGAAAAAGTTTATGCCGATATGTTGAATGTTCAGCGAACAATTTCATCTAATTCGGAATTATTGAGCTTTATCAAAAGTCCGGTAATCAATCATCGCAAAAAAGAAGCAATTTTTGATGAAATATTTACGAACCAAATTGGTGAAACTACCTTAGAATTCATCAAACTTTTGGCTCACAAGCAACGTGAATGGCTAATTCTTAGCATAATCAGACAATTTGAGATAATTTACAATCGTGAAAATAATATTGTCGAAGCAACTATCACTACTGCCCGTGAAATGGACGAAGCTACCAAGGCAAATGTATTGGCAGCGCTTACCAAATCTACCGCGAAGAAAATAAAACCGACATTCGTAATCAATCCGTCTATCAAAGGTGGAATAATGGTGCGAATCGCCGACAAAGTATTTGATGCTTCGATTAGCAATAAATTAGAAAATTTACGAGTTAGACTAAAAGAAACTCTTGATGTTGAAATCAATTAA
- a CDS encoding D-alanine--D-alanine ligase, which translates to MKIAVVYGGISTERNVAITGGKAVIEALRSLNYEVVPVDPAYGADFLARSEEQIADIEKFHDIEDLKQFETRAYIDCIGSDVFDTIDVAFIVLHGKYGEDGLIQSLLELRGIPYTGSKVKASALSSDKASSKMMFSSAGVLTPQWEMVHKKDIDNLEVYKDLRSSLGKELVIKPNDQGSTIGLTIIDNGNLDDIHNAIVLASKYSDPVMVEKYIEGRELTVGIIGDEVLPIIEIITHDGFYDYEHKYTKGKTEYICPADLTDDIAEFTSTMASIVYNVLGCEGFARVDFRLDDEGQPWCLELNTIPGFTSKSLVPMAAKEIGIEFPELCEKIVNLALNKEKD; encoded by the coding sequence ATGAAAATAGCTGTTGTTTATGGTGGAATCTCAACTGAAAGAAATGTTGCAATCACGGGTGGTAAAGCCGTTATCGAGGCATTACGTTCTTTAAATTACGAAGTTGTGCCCGTTGACCCGGCTTATGGTGCTGATTTTTTAGCTCGGAGTGAAGAACAAATCGCCGATATTGAAAAATTTCATGATATTGAAGACCTCAAGCAATTCGAAACACGTGCATATATAGATTGTATAGGGTCCGATGTATTCGATACAATTGATGTTGCATTCATAGTATTACACGGAAAATATGGCGAAGACGGGCTAATTCAATCGCTGCTCGAATTACGCGGTATTCCCTATACCGGGAGCAAAGTCAAAGCGAGTGCCCTTTCGAGCGATAAAGCATCCTCGAAAATGATGTTTTCCTCCGCAGGTGTTCTTACTCCGCAATGGGAAATGGTTCATAAAAAAGATATTGATAATTTGGAAGTTTATAAAGATTTGCGTTCATCATTGGGCAAAGAATTAGTCATCAAACCCAACGACCAAGGCTCAACAATTGGGCTGACAATAATTGACAATGGCAATCTGGACGATATTCACAATGCAATTGTCTTAGCTTCTAAATATTCAGACCCGGTGATGGTCGAAAAATATATTGAAGGACGTGAGTTAACAGTAGGGATAATTGGTGACGAAGTGTTGCCAATAATTGAAATTATAACACACGACGGATTTTATGACTATGAACACAAATATACAAAAGGTAAAACCGAATATATTTGTCCTGCTGATTTGACTGATGACATCGCCGAATTCACTTCGACAATGGCATCAATTGTATATAATGTATTGGGATGTGAAGGATTTGCGCGAGTTGATTTCCGATTGGACGACGAAGGTCAGCCATGGTGTTTGGAATTAAATACTATACCGGGCTTTACGTCTAAAAGTTTAGTACCAATGGCTGCAAAGGAAATCGGTATAGAATTCCCTGAACTCTGCGAAAAAATCGTAAATTTAGCATTAAATAAGGAAAAAGATTAA
- a CDS encoding uracil-DNA glycosylase: MKSNIKNGLIEYMKFNAELYGNGLLLDNKVGIEFKMPETKIAQKEILTVEEIIKPKTQSISPPQATESKLSISSKWKFASTLDELDSQINTCVECPLGATRIKFVFGTGNPNADIMVIGEAPGADEDEQGKPFVGRAGQLLTKILESINLSREEVFIANIIKCRPPGNRRPVKEEVDKCEQYLKKQIDLIKPAFILSLGLTSVDTLLKKTHKMSEIRGKVMDYHHIKMLTTYHPAALLRNPNWKQFVWDDVRFLRKLYDEYLLNSGK, from the coding sequence ATGAAATCAAACATAAAAAACGGACTTATCGAGTATATGAAATTCAATGCCGAACTATACGGCAACGGATTATTGCTTGATAATAAGGTTGGAATTGAATTCAAAATGCCTGAAACTAAGATAGCACAAAAGGAAATTTTGACAGTGGAAGAAATAATCAAACCGAAAACACAAAGTATTTCGCCGCCACAAGCGACTGAAAGCAAGCTGAGCATTTCAAGCAAATGGAAATTCGCTTCTACATTGGACGAGCTTGATTCGCAAATCAACACATGCGTAGAGTGTCCGCTTGGGGCAACGCGAATCAAATTTGTATTCGGCACGGGCAATCCCAATGCTGATATAATGGTGATTGGCGAAGCTCCCGGAGCAGATGAAGACGAACAAGGCAAGCCATTTGTAGGGCGTGCGGGGCAATTGCTGACAAAAATACTCGAATCAATCAATTTGAGTCGCGAGGAAGTCTTTATAGCAAATATCATCAAATGTCGCCCTCCGGGCAATCGCAGACCGGTCAAAGAGGAAGTTGACAAATGCGAACAATATTTGAAGAAGCAAATTGATTTGATAAAACCTGCTTTCATACTTTCGTTGGGACTGACTTCGGTTGATACATTGCTCAAAAAAACGCATAAGATGTCCGAAATTCGTGGAAAAGTGATGGATTATCACCACATTAAAATGCTCACAACATATCATCCTGCGGCATTGCTCAGAAATCCGAATTGGAAACAATTCGTATGGGATGATGTACGATTCTTAAGAAAATTATATGACGAATATTTACTAAATTCTGGAAAATAA
- the buk gene encoding butyrate kinase, with amino-acid sequence MKLLAINPGSTSTKIGVYEDLNLLFDKTLRHSVEDLDVFPSIIDQYDFRKNVIIEALKENNIDIREIEAFVGRGGLVKPIPGGVYRTSAALLEDLKKGILGEHASNLGGILAYELARTVGKQTNSFIVDPVVVDELDDIARYSGRPEMPRVSIFHALNQKAVARRFARERGKKYEDYNLIVVHLGGGITVGAHKNGRVIDVNNGLDGEGPFSPERAGSLPIGALTKICFSGKYQLHQVKKMITGQGGIVSYLGTNNCMEVEEKIEKGDQQAKMVYLAMAYQISKEIGSLATVLEGKIDAIILTGGVAYSELLTKWIRKRVAFLAPVFIYPGEDELQALAEGVFFALNGEIEIKEYI; translated from the coding sequence ATGAAATTACTTGCTATTAACCCCGGTTCGACTTCAACGAAAATCGGTGTTTACGAAGATTTAAACTTATTATTCGATAAAACTTTGCGTCATAGTGTCGAAGATTTGGATGTTTTCCCATCTATCATTGACCAATATGACTTTCGCAAAAATGTGATTATCGAGGCATTGAAAGAAAATAATATTGATATTCGGGAAATTGAAGCCTTTGTGGGTCGCGGTGGATTAGTCAAACCAATTCCCGGCGGCGTTTATCGCACGAGCGCAGCGCTATTGGAAGATTTGAAAAAGGGTATTCTCGGCGAGCACGCTTCCAATTTAGGTGGAATTTTAGCTTATGAATTAGCCCGAACTGTCGGCAAACAAACGAATTCCTTCATTGTGGACCCGGTAGTTGTTGATGAATTGGATGATATTGCTCGCTATTCAGGGCGACCCGAAATGCCGAGAGTGAGCATCTTTCATGCTTTGAACCAAAAAGCAGTTGCAAGACGTTTTGCTCGCGAACGCGGGAAAAAATACGAGGACTACAACTTAATTGTAGTTCATCTCGGTGGTGGTATAACCGTTGGTGCTCACAAGAACGGACGTGTAATTGATGTGAACAATGGTCTCGATGGCGAAGGACCATTCTCGCCCGAAAGAGCGGGCAGCCTTCCTATAGGCGCACTTACTAAGATTTGCTTTTCCGGCAAATATCAATTGCACCAAGTTAAAAAGATGATTACCGGGCAAGGCGGCATCGTGTCCTATCTTGGCACAAACAATTGCATGGAAGTGGAGGAAAAAATCGAAAAAGGCGACCAACAAGCAAAAATGGTTTACTTGGCGATGGCATACCAAATTTCTAAGGAAATCGGCTCACTTGCTACTGTACTCGAAGGTAAAATTGATGCGATTATTCTCACAGGCGGAGTAGCTTATTCGGAATTGCTCACGAAGTGGATTCGCAAAAGAGTTGCATTTTTAGCTCCCGTTTTCATTTATCCCGGCGAAGATGAATTGCAAGCCTTAGCCGAAGGTGTATTTTTCGCCCTTAATGGCGAAATTGAAATCAAGGAGTATATTTAA
- a CDS encoding AtpZ/AtpI family protein, producing the protein MPAAFGVLIGHYWIDQKYGTTPLWTLVLGLFGFIVSMYKLFKTVAMINSEGKRSKEIKDKKTL; encoded by the coding sequence TTGCCTGCTGCATTTGGTGTGTTGATTGGTCATTATTGGATAGACCAAAAGTACGGAACAACCCCTTTGTGGACTCTTGTGCTTGGTTTGTTTGGTTTCATAGTCAGTATGTACAAGTTGTTCAAAACTGTCGCAATGATAAATTCCGAAGGTAAAAGAAGTAAAGAAATTAAGGACAAGAAAACTCTTTGA
- the atpA gene encoding F0F1 ATP synthase subunit alpha: MADVRPDEISAILRRQLSGFENETDIYEVGTVLQIGDGVARVYGLRNVMAAELVEFPNDVYGMVLNLEEDNVGVILFGDDNLVKEGDTVRRTNRVASVPIGTELLGRVVNPLGIPIDGKGPIDTNQFYPIERKALGVMFRQPVNVPLQTGIKAIDALIPIGRGQRELIIGDRQTGKTIVALDTIISQKYTHSEDAKARGIKPVYCIYVAIGQKGSTVANVLSYLEEYGAMEYTIIVTANASDPAPLQFIAPFCGCSMGEYFRDNGMDALIVYDDLSKQAAAYRQVSLLLRRPPGREAYPGDVFYLHSRLLERAAKLHDSKGGGSLTALPVIETQAGDVSAYIPTNVISITDGQIYLEPNLFNAGVRPALNVGISVSRVGGAAQIKAMKKIAGPLKLELAMFRELEAFAKFGSDLDKSTQAKLKRGGLLTEILKQPQFHPIPVEKQIVLIYAATNSFLDDIPLHEIKRYEKEYYEYFDNLHADLLVEILDKNELTDDIKKRLNDLIKSFNSTFMKSLKK, encoded by the coding sequence ATGGCAGATGTTCGTCCGGATGAAATATCAGCAATATTAAGACGACAGTTATCAGGATTCGAAAACGAAACCGATATCTACGAAGTCGGGACGGTGCTTCAAATTGGTGACGGTGTAGCTCGCGTTTACGGATTGAGAAACGTAATGGCGGCTGAACTTGTCGAATTTCCGAATGATGTGTACGGAATGGTACTAAATTTGGAAGAAGACAACGTCGGCGTCATATTATTTGGTGATGACAATTTAGTAAAAGAAGGTGATACTGTTCGCCGTACAAATCGTGTGGCATCAGTGCCAATCGGTACAGAATTATTGGGCAGAGTGGTCAATCCGCTCGGCATTCCCATTGATGGCAAAGGTCCTATTGATACAAATCAATTTTACCCGATTGAAAGAAAAGCTCTGGGTGTAATGTTTCGTCAACCCGTAAATGTTCCGCTTCAGACAGGTATCAAGGCTATTGACGCATTGATTCCAATTGGTAGAGGTCAACGTGAGTTGATAATTGGTGACCGCCAAACAGGCAAGACAATTGTGGCACTCGACACAATCATCAGCCAAAAATATACTCACTCCGAAGACGCCAAAGCACGCGGTATCAAACCGGTTTACTGTATTTACGTAGCAATTGGTCAAAAAGGTTCTACAGTTGCAAACGTATTATCGTATCTCGAAGAATACGGAGCGATGGAATATACTATCATCGTAACTGCGAATGCCTCCGACCCCGCACCACTTCAGTTCATCGCACCTTTCTGCGGATGCTCGATGGGTGAATATTTCCGCGATAACGGAATGGATGCACTTATCGTATATGATGACTTGTCGAAACAAGCTGCGGCTTATCGCCAAGTTTCATTGCTACTCAGACGCCCACCGGGACGCGAAGCATATCCGGGTGACGTGTTCTATCTCCATAGCCGTTTGTTAGAGCGTGCTGCAAAATTACACGACAGTAAAGGTGGCGGTTCGTTGACTGCATTGCCGGTTATCGAAACTCAAGCAGGCGACGTCTCGGCATATATCCCGACGAACGTGATTTCAATCACCGACGGTCAGATTTATCTCGAACCAAACTTGTTCAACGCGGGCGTTCGTCCTGCATTGAACGTTGGTATCTCGGTATCTCGTGTGGGCGGTGCCGCTCAAATTAAAGCAATGAAAAAGATTGCAGGTCCCTTGAAACTCGAATTAGCGATGTTCCGTGAATTGGAAGCATTTGCAAAATTCGGTTCGGATTTGGACAAATCAACTCAAGCGAAATTGAAACGCGGTGGATTGTTGACAGAAATTTTGAAACAACCACAGTTCCACCCAATACCGGTCGAAAAGCAAATTGTGTTGATTTATGCAGCTACAAACAGCTTCTTGGACGATATTCCTTTGCATGAAATCAAACGTTACGAAAAAGAATACTACGAGTATTTTGATAATTTACACGCAGATTTGTTAGTAGAAATTTTGGACAAAAACGAACTTACCGACGATATTAAGAAGCGTCTTAACGATTTGATTAAGAGCTTCAATTCGACTTTTATGAAAAGTTTGAAAAAATAA
- the atpB gene encoding F0F1 ATP synthase subunit A, with the protein MSQNNSNTKLDLIDTKISTDELEIHEHVHSHSDTTHGHGEQEDSIFMQLLGKLNDHDALYFGAYKITDLPKIYIDNGFHFFKNTDAVKESGLYTVTEHKGHKSIVNKETGLAPALDLSITNFVVFQWLAILICVAVFRKAFVGYKKRPGKAPSGFQNAVESIVVYVRDQMVRPNIPSVAVADFLLPYFLAVFFFIWTMNLMGLIPGGHTATGAIATTAGLAIISFLVINITAMKVSGVGAWFKHLLGGAPWWLAFIMVPIEVVGMFIKPFALTIRLFANMTAGHVILLSLLGILFFFKTLALSPAITAFSLFIYALELLVATIQAYLFTMLTAIFVGLAIGDHAHEHGNESHAH; encoded by the coding sequence ATGAGTCAAAATAATTCCAACACAAAGTTGGATTTGATAGATACTAAAATTTCAACGGACGAATTAGAAATTCATGAACACGTTCATTCACATTCCGACACAACACACGGGCATGGAGAGCAAGAAGATTCGATTTTCATGCAATTGTTGGGAAAATTAAACGACCACGATGCTCTATACTTTGGAGCATACAAAATCACCGACCTCCCCAAAATTTACATAGACAACGGTTTTCATTTCTTTAAAAATACTGATGCCGTCAAAGAATCAGGATTATATACAGTGACCGAGCACAAAGGTCACAAATCAATAGTTAATAAGGAAACCGGTCTTGCACCTGCTTTGGATTTATCCATTACCAACTTTGTAGTTTTCCAATGGCTTGCAATTCTTATTTGTGTTGCAGTATTCCGCAAAGCATTTGTAGGATACAAGAAGCGTCCGGGCAAAGCACCCTCAGGGTTTCAAAATGCAGTCGAATCGATTGTAGTATATGTACGCGACCAAATGGTTCGCCCAAACATACCTTCGGTAGCAGTGGCGGATTTCTTACTCCCCTATTTCTTAGCCGTATTTTTCTTCATTTGGACGATGAATTTGATGGGATTAATCCCGGGAGGTCATACAGCGACAGGTGCAATTGCAACCACAGCAGGTTTGGCTATAATCTCATTCCTCGTAATCAATATAACAGCAATGAAAGTTTCGGGTGTTGGGGCATGGTTCAAACATTTACTCGGCGGAGCTCCCTGGTGGTTAGCCTTCATAATGGTTCCTATCGAAGTAGTTGGTATGTTCATCAAGCCGTTCGCTCTCACAATACGTCTTTTTGCAAATATGACCGCGGGACACGTGATTTTGCTCTCGTTATTAGGGATTTTATTCTTTTTCAAGACATTGGCACTTTCGCCGGCAATCACAGCTTTTTCACTGTTCATTTACGCCCTCGAGTTGTTGGTAGCAACAATCCAAGCCTATTTGTTCACAATGTTGACGGCAATATTTGTAGGTTTAGCAATTGGTGACCATGCTCACGAGCATGGAAACGAAAGTCATGCACATTAA
- a CDS encoding adenosine kinase, producing MKDIQLLGLGNGLVDLQYELSDAEFAKLGLRRGEMRLVEDDIQSEILKSLAGKAMNRCSGGSAANTIIAFSQLGGKAAYKTVVGDDEFGLFYAQEFKKLGIILSAQTIPKKATGTCVVLITPDSERTMHTSLAATALFTEKNIDEELIKRAEWLYIEGYKFSNPSGTKAVFKAMEYARLHHTKVAVTFSDTFITDNFKANLDRVVNDSELVFCNEAEALSFTGKSTIDEAMDFFADRSQNVVITMGAQGSQILWNRKKQHIDAYPAKLVDTTGAGDVFAGAFMYGLIDTNSLRIAGRLASSAGAKVVSQLGARIASGLTEIKTSIYNLNK from the coding sequence ATGAAAGATATTCAACTTCTCGGGCTTGGTAATGGATTAGTGGATTTGCAATATGAACTTAGTGATGCTGAATTTGCAAAACTTGGGCTTCGACGGGGCGAAATGCGACTTGTCGAAGATGATATCCAATCTGAAATTTTAAAATCATTGGCAGGCAAAGCTATGAATCGCTGTAGTGGCGGTTCGGCTGCTAATACTATTATAGCATTTAGTCAGCTTGGTGGAAAAGCGGCATATAAGACTGTTGTGGGTGATGATGAATTTGGGCTTTTTTACGCACAAGAATTTAAGAAATTAGGCATAATATTAAGTGCTCAAACTATTCCCAAGAAAGCTACCGGAACATGTGTTGTGCTCATAACTCCCGATTCGGAGCGGACAATGCACACATCTCTTGCAGCTACTGCATTATTCACAGAAAAAAATATTGATGAAGAATTGATTAAGCGCGCCGAATGGCTTTATATCGAAGGGTATAAATTTTCTAACCCATCAGGCACAAAAGCCGTTTTCAAAGCTATGGAATATGCAAGGCTTCATCATACAAAAGTTGCCGTTACTTTTTCGGATACATTCATAACCGATAATTTCAAAGCGAATTTAGACCGAGTTGTCAATGATAGCGAATTAGTCTTTTGTAACGAAGCCGAAGCCTTATCATTTACAGGCAAATCAACCATAGATGAAGCAATGGACTTTTTTGCGGATAGAAGCCAAAATGTAGTCATCACTATGGGGGCTCAGGGTAGCCAAATCTTGTGGAATCGCAAAAAGCAACATATTGATGCTTATCCTGCTAAACTGGTAGATACCACAGGTGCAGGAGATGTATTTGCAGGAGCATTTATGTATGGTTTGATTGATACAAATTCATTGAGAATTGCAGGTAGATTAGCTTCATCAGCCGGAGCAAAAGTGGTATCGCAACTTGGAGCAAGAATTGCCTCAGGACTAACTGAAATAAAGACTTCAATTTATAATTTAAATAAATAA
- a CDS encoding bifunctional enoyl-CoA hydratase/phosphate acetyltransferase: MEIKSLNSFVDIAKSKVKKNLVVAAAEDEHVLGAVKDAVSNDIIEPIFVGNKSKIDAIAAKIDFDISKFELIEESNPATSAQIAVKQIIDGHAQILMKGLVGTADFLRAILQKDSGLRKGDLLSHIGFFEVPTYHKIIALTDAAQNIAPDFNEKIAILKNSLDMFKHLGYERPKVACLAAIEGVNPKMPSTMEAAALTQMNRRNQIKGCIIDGPLALDNAISKLSAEHKGIESEVAGDADLLFAPNIEVANVLYKSLTYFANATVAAIILGASVPVVLTSRSDSDKSKLMSIALAACY, encoded by the coding sequence ATGGAGATTAAGTCATTAAATAGCTTTGTTGATATAGCCAAAAGTAAAGTCAAGAAGAATCTTGTAGTAGCTGCTGCAGAAGATGAACACGTATTAGGTGCAGTCAAAGACGCAGTTTCAAATGATATAATTGAGCCAATCTTCGTTGGAAACAAATCTAAAATAGATGCTATTGCTGCAAAAATTGATTTTGATATTTCAAAATTTGAACTAATCGAAGAAAGTAATCCCGCAACTTCGGCTCAAATTGCAGTCAAACAAATAATTGACGGGCACGCTCAGATTTTGATGAAGGGATTGGTTGGTACTGCCGATTTTTTGAGGGCTATTCTACAGAAAGACAGCGGTTTGCGAAAAGGAGACTTATTATCTCATATCGGATTTTTCGAAGTCCCGACTTATCATAAAATCATTGCTCTGACCGATGCCGCACAAAATATCGCTCCCGATTTCAACGAAAAAATTGCTATATTGAAAAATTCACTCGATATGTTCAAACATCTCGGCTATGAGCGTCCAAAAGTGGCATGTCTGGCTGCGATTGAAGGTGTCAATCCCAAAATGCCTTCAACTATGGAAGCAGCCGCATTAACACAGATGAATCGCAGAAATCAAATCAAAGGATGTATCATAGACGGTCCTTTAGCTTTGGACAATGCTATTTCTAAGCTATCAGCTGAACATAAGGGAATCGAAAGCGAAGTCGCAGGCGATGCTGACTTACTTTTTGCTCCAAATATCGAAGTCGCAAATGTATTATACAAATCATTAACATATTTTGCTAATGCAACGGTTGCTGCTATTATTCTCGGTGCGTCTGTGCCGGTCGTGCTTACGTCGCGTTCGGATTCGGACAAGAGCAAGCTTATGTCAATCGCTTTAGCAGCATGTTATTAA
- the atpF gene encoding F0F1 ATP synthase subunit B, which translates to MDSILNIPHGLVFWTVINFGIFLFLLIKFGGKGIVNAINAREQSIQHAIDSADAANKNAMKLLVESQEKLDNTQAQVAEMMAKGREQADLHIKKATEEAEAVKKSKIQDALKEIERTKEAALVQLRSEVADLVVQATEQILMEKLDGAKDKKLINDFIDKLPNN; encoded by the coding sequence ATGGATTCCATTTTAAATATACCTCACGGTTTAGTTTTCTGGACTGTTATCAACTTTGGTATTTTCTTGTTTTTGCTTATCAAATTTGGTGGCAAAGGCATTGTCAATGCTATTAATGCAAGAGAACAATCAATCCAACATGCGATAGATAGCGCCGATGCAGCCAATAAAAATGCAATGAAATTGCTCGTTGAAAGCCAAGAAAAGTTAGATAATACTCAAGCTCAAGTAGCAGAAATGATGGCAAAAGGCAGAGAACAAGCCGATTTGCATATCAAAAAAGCTACCGAAGAGGCTGAAGCTGTCAAAAAATCAAAAATTCAAGATGCTCTGAAAGAAATTGAAAGAACTAAGGAAGCGGCTCTTGTGCAATTACGCTCCGAAGTTGCCGACCTTGTTGTTCAAGCTACCGAGCAGATTTTGATGGAAAAATTGGACGGTGCAAAAGACAAAAAGCTAATTAATGATTTCATTGATAAATTGCCGAATAATTAA